The following proteins are co-located in the Haloplanus sp. HW8-1 genome:
- a CDS encoding 3-isopropylmalate dehydratase small subunit, producing MKVRRVAGTGVPLRGDDIDTDQIIPARFLKTTTWEGLDEYAFYDARRDDEGELNDHPFNEYRGANLLVVNDNFGCGSSREHAPRALARWGVEAIVGESFAEIFADNCKSLGIPAATTDAETVTELQDFIEENPKAGIELDVVDETVTYDGTTVDVDIPEAMRGALVQGIWDTVALLRSNMDAVDTTAADLPYVDSR from the coding sequence ATGAAAGTGCGCCGCGTGGCGGGCACCGGCGTTCCCCTCCGTGGGGACGATATCGACACCGACCAGATCATCCCGGCCCGCTTCCTGAAGACGACGACCTGGGAGGGCCTCGACGAGTACGCGTTCTACGACGCGCGGCGCGACGACGAGGGCGAACTCAACGACCACCCCTTCAACGAGTACCGGGGGGCGAACCTGCTCGTCGTCAACGACAACTTCGGCTGTGGATCCTCCCGGGAGCACGCCCCGCGGGCGCTCGCCCGTTGGGGGGTCGAGGCCATCGTCGGCGAGTCGTTCGCGGAGATCTTCGCCGACAACTGCAAGTCGCTCGGCATCCCGGCGGCGACGACGGACGCGGAGACGGTCACGGAGTTACAGGACTTCATCGAGGAGAACCCCAAGGCGGGCATCGAACTCGACGTCGTCGACGAGACGGTTACCTACGACGGCACGACCGTCGACGTCGACATCCCCGAGGCGATGCGCGGGGCGCTGGTGCAGGGGATCTGGGATACGGTCGCCCTGCTCCGGTCGAACATGGATGCCGTCGACACGACGGCGGCCGACCTGCCGTACGTCGACTCCCGATGA
- a CDS encoding isocitrate/isopropylmalate family dehydrogenase, giving the protein MTETIAVIPGDGIGQEVVPAALRVLDAVADFEYVHVEAGDAVAAERGTPLPEETRAAVTDADATLFGATGETSADVILPLREAVDSFVNVRPARTYPGVDAVQPATDLVILRENTEGVYAGIENRLSEDVSTLTRLVTRTASRRLAQFACDYVTGSDADGITVAHKNNVMRVTDGVFVDTVREVAADRGVDVDDEYMDAMATHLAMDPEEYDVIVCPNLAGDMLSDLAAGLVGGLGLLPSANVGSERGIFEPVHGCAPDIAGEGIANPTATILSAAMLLEFLDRDGAAADVRAAVEATLADGPRTPDLGGTATTETVAAAVVDRLPED; this is encoded by the coding sequence ATGACCGAGACCATCGCCGTGATCCCGGGGGACGGGATCGGTCAGGAGGTCGTCCCCGCGGCCCTGCGGGTGCTCGACGCGGTGGCGGACTTCGAGTACGTCCACGTCGAGGCGGGCGACGCGGTCGCCGCGGAGCGGGGGACGCCCCTGCCCGAGGAGACGCGCGCCGCCGTCACGGACGCCGACGCGACGCTGTTCGGCGCGACCGGCGAGACCTCGGCGGACGTGATCCTTCCGCTCCGGGAGGCGGTCGACTCCTTCGTCAACGTGCGCCCGGCGCGGACCTATCCGGGCGTCGACGCCGTCCAACCGGCGACGGATCTGGTGATCCTGCGGGAGAACACCGAGGGCGTGTACGCGGGCATCGAGAATCGCCTCTCCGAGGACGTCTCGACGCTGACACGGCTGGTGACACGGACCGCGTCCCGACGGCTCGCCCAGTTCGCCTGTGACTACGTCACGGGCAGCGACGCCGACGGCATCACCGTCGCTCACAAGAACAACGTGATGCGCGTCACCGACGGGGTGTTCGTCGACACCGTCCGGGAGGTGGCGGCCGACCGCGGCGTCGACGTCGACGACGAGTACATGGACGCGATGGCGACCCACCTCGCGATGGACCCGGAAGAGTACGACGTGATCGTCTGTCCGAACCTGGCGGGCGATATGCTCTCGGATCTGGCTGCGGGGCTGGTCGGCGGCCTCGGCCTGCTCCCGAGCGCGAACGTCGGCTCGGAGCGGGGCATCTTCGAACCGGTCCACGGCTGTGCGCCGGACATCGCGGGCGAGGGAATCGCCAACCCCACGGCGACCATCCTCTCGGCCGCGATGCTCCTCGAGTTCCTCGACCGCGACGGGGCGGCGGCCGACGTACGGGCCGCCGTCGAAGCGACGCTCGCGGACGGCCCGCGAACGCCGGACCTCGGCGGGACGGCTACCACGGAGACGGTCGCTGCGGCGGTCGTCGACCGGCTTCCCGAAGATTAA
- a CDS encoding DUF7557 family protein yields the protein MPQIHLDDETVARLDSLRQEDEEYDEIVTELINIYEAEELTLFHSGDEV from the coding sequence ATGCCACAGATCCACCTCGACGACGAGACCGTCGCCCGACTCGACAGCCTCCGGCAGGAAGACGAGGAGTACGACGAAATCGTCACCGAACTCATCAACATCTACGAGGCCGAAGAACTCACGCTGTTTCACAGCGGTGACGAGGTTTAG
- a CDS encoding DUF5799 family protein: protein MSNWTDRIVRDRMAVDQEFNGRVQASEFTNQEWGLIMTAVEFEIEHPEDPERARIVPDTENLPQMMPELEKVQQGMGPGGGPEKNGGSGVLDAVRGALGFGDDDEQQRLDAAERLVDEYATQLQRRLEKQDKWADVRDAYRDEN from the coding sequence ATGTCGAACTGGACCGACAGGATCGTCAGGGACCGGATGGCCGTCGACCAGGAGTTCAACGGGCGCGTCCAGGCCTCGGAGTTCACGAACCAGGAGTGGGGGTTGATCATGACCGCAGTCGAGTTCGAGATCGAACATCCGGAGGACCCGGAGCGGGCACGGATCGTCCCCGACACCGAGAACCTGCCACAGATGATGCCCGAACTGGAGAAGGTACAGCAAGGGATGGGACCCGGCGGCGGCCCGGAAAAAAACGGCGGCAGCGGTGTCCTCGACGCCGTCCGCGGCGCCCTGGGGTTCGGCGACGACGACGAACAGCAGCGACTCGACGCCGCCGAGCGACTCGTCGACGAGTACGCTACACAGTTACAGCGCCGCCTCGAAAAACAGGACAAGTGGGCGGACGTGCGCGACGCCTACCGCGACGAGAACTAA
- the psmB gene encoding archaeal proteasome endopeptidase complex subunit beta has protein sequence MRTPTNQDFSRTQERLDGGDRPVFGPEIGEFTNTDERLAAADDEDKEMKTGTTTVGLSTEHGVVMATDMRASAGRMVSSKDVQKVEQIHPNAALTIAGSVSAAQSLIRSLRSETSLYETRRGKDMSMEALSTLTSNFLRSGAFFIVSPLLGGVDEDGTHVYSLDPLGGMMEEDYAVSGSGSQYALGVLEQEYDEGLSVEEAKSVAAHAIQSAVERDLASGNGINVAVVTDEGVEITKHKDFESLL, from the coding sequence ATGCGTACCCCGACGAATCAGGATTTCTCACGGACACAGGAGCGTCTCGACGGTGGCGACCGGCCGGTGTTTGGCCCGGAGATCGGCGAGTTCACGAACACCGACGAGCGCCTCGCCGCGGCCGACGACGAGGACAAGGAGATGAAAACCGGCACGACGACCGTCGGCCTCTCGACGGAACACGGCGTCGTGATGGCGACCGACATGCGCGCGAGCGCGGGTCGGATGGTCTCCAGCAAGGACGTCCAGAAGGTCGAACAGATCCACCCCAACGCGGCGCTCACCATCGCGGGATCGGTGTCGGCTGCCCAGTCGCTTATCCGCTCGCTTCGCTCCGAGACGAGCCTCTACGAGACCCGGCGCGGGAAGGACATGAGCATGGAAGCGCTGTCGACGCTCACGAGTAACTTCCTGCGTTCGGGTGCGTTCTTCATCGTCTCGCCCCTCCTCGGCGGCGTCGACGAGGACGGCACACACGTCTACAGCCTCGATCCGCTCGGCGGGATGATGGAGGAGGACTACGCTGTTTCCGGGTCCGGCAGCCAGTACGCCCTCGGTGTCCTCGAACAGGAGTACGACGAGGGGCTCTCGGTCGAGGAGGCGAAGTCCGTCGCCGCTCACGCCATCCAGAGCGCGGTGGAGCGCGACCTGGCCTCCGGCAACGGCATCAACGTCGCCGTCGTCACCGACGAGGGCGTCGAGATCACGAAACACAAGGACTTCGAGTCGCTGCTGTAA
- the ligA gene encoding ATP-dependent DNA ligase LigA has translation MDFADFADRVDDIETEPADLEVTSLVAALLDEAGTDLPVVVRLLLGRIVPAWDSTTLDVGPSRCHEALARAAGPNVTADDVAEALAEAGEIGAVAESLDTGGQRGLAAFGETDPDPLTVVEVHDRLRSLAAAHGSGSQDRKVDALFGLFNRADPVPARYLARLVLSEMRIGVGEGTVRDAIAEAFDVPVDAVERALQVTNDYGAVAVRARDEGRPGLDAVDLSVGRPVRAMLAQAGTAADAVEAWDAVAVETKYDGARVQVHHDPGGETAVYSRNMADVTDALPEIVEFVADAVDVPAIIDGEALAVDVSGDPLPFQEVLRRFRRKHDVARMREEVAVELRAFDCLHVDGTDLLDAPLHERRERLEETLPSAVSPLSVTDDPDEIADREADALDAGHEGVMLKNPDATYTPGKRGRNWLKRKPDVETLDLVVTGAEWGEGRRANHLGTFLLSARDDRAGGDDFATIGKVATGISDERLADLSERLEPLIRRQDGTEVSLTPSVVFEVGYEEIQASPTYGSGYALRFPRFVAVREDKGPEDADALSRIERLVAD, from the coding sequence ATGGACTTCGCCGACTTCGCGGACCGCGTCGACGACATCGAGACCGAACCGGCGGACCTCGAGGTCACGTCGCTGGTCGCGGCGCTGCTCGACGAGGCAGGGACGGATCTCCCCGTCGTCGTCCGACTCCTGCTCGGCCGGATCGTCCCCGCTTGGGACTCGACGACCCTCGACGTGGGACCGAGCCGCTGTCACGAGGCGCTTGCCCGCGCTGCCGGGCCGAACGTCACTGCCGACGACGTGGCCGAGGCGCTGGCCGAGGCGGGAGAGATCGGTGCCGTCGCCGAATCGCTCGATACGGGTGGCCAGCGTGGCCTCGCCGCGTTCGGCGAAACGGATCCCGACCCGCTCACCGTCGTCGAGGTGCACGACCGCCTCCGCTCGCTGGCCGCGGCCCACGGCTCGGGGAGCCAGGACCGCAAGGTCGACGCGCTGTTCGGGTTGTTCAACCGTGCCGACCCGGTCCCAGCCCGGTATCTGGCACGGCTCGTTCTCTCCGAGATGCGGATCGGCGTCGGCGAGGGGACCGTCAGGGACGCCATCGCCGAGGCGTTCGACGTCCCCGTCGACGCCGTCGAGCGGGCGCTCCAGGTGACGAACGACTACGGGGCGGTGGCGGTCCGCGCCCGCGACGAGGGGCGACCGGGCCTCGACGCGGTCGACCTCTCGGTCGGCCGACCGGTGCGTGCCATGCTCGCACAGGCGGGGACGGCCGCCGACGCCGTCGAGGCTTGGGACGCCGTCGCCGTCGAGACCAAATACGACGGCGCGCGGGTGCAGGTCCACCACGACCCCGGCGGCGAGACGGCCGTCTACTCCCGGAACATGGCCGACGTGACCGACGCTCTCCCCGAAATCGTCGAGTTCGTCGCGGACGCGGTGGACGTGCCAGCCATCATCGACGGCGAGGCCCTCGCCGTCGACGTGTCGGGCGATCCGCTCCCCTTCCAGGAGGTACTCCGCCGGTTTCGGCGCAAACACGACGTGGCGCGGATGCGCGAGGAGGTGGCCGTCGAACTGCGCGCGTTCGACTGCCTGCACGTCGACGGGACGGACCTACTCGACGCGCCCCTCCACGAGCGGCGCGAGCGCCTGGAGGAGACGCTTCCGAGCGCCGTCTCGCCGCTCTCGGTCACCGACGATCCCGACGAGATCGCTGACCGCGAGGCCGACGCACTCGACGCCGGCCACGAGGGCGTCATGCTCAAGAACCCGGACGCGACGTACACGCCGGGCAAGCGGGGGCGGAACTGGCTGAAGCGAAAGCCCGACGTGGAGACGCTGGATCTGGTGGTCACGGGTGCGGAGTGGGGTGAGGGCCGCCGGGCGAACCACCTCGGAACCTTCCTGCTGTCGGCGCGCGACGACCGGGCGGGCGGCGACGACTTCGCGACCATCGGCAAGGTCGCGACGGGCATCTCGGACGAACGGCTGGCCGACCTGAGCGAGCGTCTGGAGCCGCTGATCCGCCGGCAGGACGGGACGGAGGTGAGTCTCACTCCGTCGGTCGTCTTCGAGGTGGGATACGAGGAGATCCAGGCGTCGCCCACGTACGGCTCGGGGTACGCGCTCCGGTTCCCGCGGTTCGTCGCCGTCCGTGAGGACAAGGGGCCCGAGGACGCCGACGCGCTGAGCCGGATCGAGCGGTTGGTGGCGGACTGA
- a CDS encoding MBL fold metallo-hydrolase, which translates to MTIRHRDLRVRWLGYATARVADGETTVYTDPGRYGVLTGDWEPPTGLDTRHPAGPAYDARDGDLILVTHDHHYDPDGIRRVAASDATLVVYEGVDAKRAGRPPSPETLAAEEGYDLRRIAEDEAIEAAGVPVRSVPAYNDPDGPRANPDGSVTHPEGFGVGYRFVVDGVSILWPGDTDALPVHDTLDVTLFLANISGSVCMDRREAAALAERLGPELVLPIHYDTQAFLGADSGAFAADVAGRGVPVVLDEGWD; encoded by the coding sequence ATGACCATCAGGCACCGCGACCTCCGCGTGCGCTGGCTCGGCTATGCGACCGCCCGCGTCGCCGACGGCGAGACGACCGTCTACACCGACCCCGGTCGGTACGGCGTGTTGACCGGCGACTGGGAACCGCCCACGGGGCTCGACACGCGCCACCCCGCCGGCCCCGCCTACGACGCCCGCGACGGCGACCTGATCCTCGTCACCCACGACCACCACTACGATCCGGACGGGATCCGGCGCGTGGCGGCGTCGGACGCCACGCTCGTCGTCTACGAGGGCGTCGACGCCAAGCGTGCCGGGCGGCCGCCGTCACCCGAGACGCTCGCCGCCGAGGAGGGGTACGATCTGCGTCGGATCGCCGAGGACGAGGCCATCGAGGCCGCCGGCGTTCCGGTCCGGAGCGTCCCGGCGTACAACGACCCCGACGGTCCGCGGGCGAACCCGGACGGATCGGTCACTCACCCCGAGGGGTTCGGCGTCGGCTACCGGTTCGTCGTCGACGGTGTATCGATCCTCTGGCCCGGCGACACCGACGCCCTGCCGGTCCACGACACGCTCGACGTGACCTTGTTCCTCGCGAACATCTCGGGATCGGTCTGTATGGACCGCCGCGAGGCGGCCGCGCTGGCCGAGCGCCTCGGTCCGGAACTGGTCCTCCCGATCCACTACGACACGCAGGCGTTCCTCGGAGCCGACTCGGGGGCCTTTGCCGCCGACGTCGCCGGGCGTGGTGTGCCAGTCGTCCTTGACGAGGGGTGGGACTAG
- a CDS encoding DNA topoisomerase IV subunit A: MSSQDERARRQLIDLAAEFYDQFDRGEVPEMTLPTRTKSNIEYDEDSGVWVYGDRTSTRSANSVRGARKLLKATYTIDFLARQLAEGRSSTLRELYYLSESWDADEAAFSDQDESNQLIEDLEIVSEVTREDFHMRPEESGATLMGPLELREQTRRGEREIHCQQDVGEGGYQIPNNPDTIDFLDHDVEFILCVETGGMRDRLVENGFDTDHDALIVHLKGQPARATRRITKRLHDELELPVVVFTDGDPWSYRIYGSVAYGSIKSAHLSEYLATPEAEFVGIQPEDIVEYDLPTDPLADSDVNALESELEDPRFTTDYWTEQIELQLDIGKKAEQQALASRGLDFVTDEYLPTRLSEMGLL; the protein is encoded by the coding sequence ATGAGCTCGCAGGACGAACGCGCACGACGACAGTTGATCGACCTCGCGGCGGAGTTCTACGATCAGTTCGACCGGGGAGAGGTGCCCGAGATGACCCTCCCCACCCGAACGAAGAGCAACATCGAGTACGACGAGGACAGCGGCGTGTGGGTCTACGGCGACCGCACGTCGACGCGGTCGGCCAACTCGGTCCGGGGGGCCCGCAAACTCCTCAAGGCCACCTACACCATCGACTTCCTCGCCCGACAACTGGCGGAGGGGCGCTCCTCGACGCTGCGTGAACTCTACTACCTCTCCGAGTCGTGGGACGCCGACGAGGCCGCCTTCTCGGATCAGGACGAGTCCAACCAGCTGATCGAGGACCTCGAAATCGTCTCGGAGGTGACTCGCGAGGACTTCCACATGCGCCCGGAGGAGTCGGGAGCGACGCTGATGGGGCCACTGGAGTTGCGCGAGCAGACCCGTCGGGGCGAACGCGAGATCCACTGCCAGCAGGACGTCGGCGAGGGTGGCTACCAGATCCCCAACAACCCCGACACCATCGACTTCCTGGACCACGACGTCGAGTTCATCCTCTGTGTCGAGACCGGCGGCATGCGTGACCGCCTCGTCGAGAACGGATTCGACACCGACCACGACGCCCTGATCGTCCACCTGAAGGGACAGCCGGCGCGGGCGACCCGCCGGATCACCAAACGGCTCCACGACGAACTCGAATTGCCCGTCGTGGTCTTCACCGACGGCGACCCCTGGTCGTATCGCATCTACGGGTCCGTCGCCTACGGCTCGATCAAGAGCGCCCACCTCTCGGAGTATCTCGCGACGCCCGAGGCGGAGTTCGTCGGCATTCAGCCCGAGGACATCGTCGAGTACGACCTGCCGACCGACCCGCTCGCGGATTCGGACGTGAACGCACTGGAGTCGGAACTGGAGGACCCCCGCTTCACCACCGACTACTGGACAGAACAGATCGAGCTTCAGCTAGATATCGGGAAGAAGGCCGAACAGCAGGCGCTGGCCTCGCGGGGACTGGATTTCGTCACCGACGAGTACCTCCCGACGCGTCTCTCCGAGATGGGACTCCTATAG
- a CDS encoding DNA topoisomerase VI subunit B produces MTSFQSTLGEDGGIAEELAENQRAISIAEFFEKNKHMLGFDSGARGLVTAVKEAVDNALDATEEAGIAPDIYVEITEVGDYYRLVVEDNGPGITKEQLPRVFGKLLYGSRFHSREQTRGQQGIGISAAVLYSQLTSGKPAKITSRTQGSAEAEYFELVIDTDDNEPEIRAEETTSWDRPHGTRIELEMEANMRARTQLHDYVKHTAVVNPHARVELREPGLDEPLKFERGTDRLPAETEEIRPHPHGVELGTLLKMLEATESYSLSGFLQGEFTRVGGKTSTKVCDRFRDRHFGREMAWTTPSPHDAADVEDAVVDAVANKSAEATDRFAERVAETAGDRERIAHHELVEIVDTHADTAEAEFDETFGDTVRGNAVDAAWAELTRSDLLTASLYDRVDDATSTRKDDATIRGLAERLADKFAEADDPRHRATRDDLVAYVDRSANRVEEAEDVTLGDTARGNVVEACWAVMRTVPDDLPNVKTVAGDRDTASELLDAMRKTDILAPPTDCLSPITADLVEAGLRKEFDADFFAAASRDAEVHGGDPFIVEAGIAYGGDLEDGGSADVMRFANRVPLVYQRGACAITDVVKEIGWRNYGLDQPGGRGLPSGPAVLMIHVASTNVPFTSESKDAVANVPEIEDEIELAIREAARDLKSYLNRRRSLEKRRRKQEVLGRILPEMADKLSEVTGRERPNIDGALGRIMNNLIVERTVEEGTVTLAVRNHSERKETPELTDIVSTEPTAVSDGASVVDVDGEWFVQWSPSVSAGETAELTYAVGEEATFDVDVEGVEDEKLTVNA; encoded by the coding sequence ATGACATCGTTCCAGTCGACGCTCGGCGAGGACGGGGGGATCGCCGAGGAGCTGGCCGAGAACCAGCGGGCCATCTCCATCGCCGAGTTCTTCGAAAAGAACAAGCACATGCTCGGGTTCGACTCCGGGGCCAGGGGGCTGGTGACGGCGGTCAAGGAGGCTGTCGACAACGCCCTCGACGCCACGGAGGAGGCGGGCATCGCACCCGACATCTACGTCGAAATCACCGAGGTGGGCGACTACTACCGGCTCGTCGTCGAGGACAACGGACCGGGAATCACCAAAGAACAGCTCCCCCGGGTCTTCGGGAAGTTGCTCTATGGCTCCCGGTTTCACAGCCGAGAGCAGACTCGCGGTCAGCAGGGGATCGGCATCTCCGCAGCGGTCCTTTACTCACAGCTCACCTCGGGCAAGCCCGCGAAGATCACCAGCCGAACGCAGGGGAGCGCGGAGGCGGAGTACTTCGAACTCGTCATCGATACGGACGACAACGAACCGGAGATCAGAGCCGAGGAGACCACTTCTTGGGATCGCCCGCACGGCACGCGGATCGAACTGGAGATGGAAGCGAACATGCGGGCGCGCACCCAACTTCACGACTACGTCAAACACACGGCGGTCGTCAACCCACACGCCCGGGTCGAACTCCGCGAACCCGGCCTAGACGAGCCCCTGAAGTTCGAGCGGGGTACCGATCGGTTGCCCGCCGAGACCGAGGAGATCCGTCCCCACCCCCACGGCGTCGAACTCGGCACGCTCCTGAAGATGCTCGAGGCCACGGAGTCGTACTCACTCTCCGGGTTCCTTCAGGGAGAGTTCACCCGCGTCGGCGGGAAAACCTCGACCAAGGTGTGTGATCGCTTCCGCGACCGGCACTTCGGCCGCGAGATGGCGTGGACGACGCCGAGCCCGCACGACGCGGCGGACGTCGAGGACGCCGTCGTCGACGCTGTCGCCAACAAGAGCGCCGAGGCGACCGACCGGTTCGCCGAGCGGGTCGCGGAGACGGCCGGCGACCGCGAGCGGATCGCTCACCACGAACTCGTCGAAATCGTCGACACCCACGCCGACACGGCGGAGGCGGAGTTCGACGAGACGTTCGGCGACACGGTCCGGGGGAACGCCGTCGACGCGGCGTGGGCCGAACTCACGCGGTCGGATCTGCTGACTGCCTCGCTGTACGACCGCGTCGACGACGCGACCAGCACCCGGAAGGACGACGCGACGATCCGGGGACTGGCCGAGCGTCTCGCCGACAAGTTCGCCGAGGCCGACGACCCCCGCCACCGGGCGACGCGGGACGACCTCGTCGCGTACGTCGATCGTTCGGCAAACCGGGTCGAGGAGGCCGAGGACGTCACCCTCGGCGACACCGCCCGCGGGAACGTCGTCGAGGCGTGCTGGGCGGTCATGCGAACGGTTCCGGACGACCTGCCGAACGTGAAGACGGTGGCCGGCGACCGCGACACCGCCTCGGAACTGCTCGACGCGATGCGGAAGACGGACATCCTCGCACCGCCGACGGACTGTCTCTCGCCGATCACAGCCGACCTCGTGGAGGCCGGCCTGCGCAAGGAGTTCGACGCCGACTTCTTCGCGGCGGCGAGTCGCGACGCCGAGGTCCACGGTGGCGATCCCTTCATCGTGGAGGCTGGCATCGCCTACGGCGGCGATCTGGAGGACGGCGGCTCGGCGGACGTGATGCGTTTCGCCAATCGCGTGCCCCTCGTCTACCAGCGCGGGGCGTGTGCCATCACGGACGTCGTAAAGGAGATCGGCTGGCGCAACTACGGCCTAGATCAACCCGGCGGTCGGGGACTGCCCTCCGGACCCGCCGTCCTGATGATCCACGTCGCCTCGACGAACGTCCCCTTCACCAGCGAGTCGAAGGACGCGGTGGCCAACGTCCCCGAGATCGAAGACGAGATCGAACTCGCCATTCGCGAAGCGGCCCGGGACCTGAAGTCCTATCTCAATCGCCGGCGGTCGCTGGAGAAACGGCGGCGCAAGCAGGAGGTGCTGGGACGCATTCTGCCGGAGATGGCCGACAAACTCTCCGAGGTGACCGGCCGCGAGCGTCCGAACATCGACGGGGCCTTGGGACGGATCATGAACAACCTCATCGTCGAGCGGACCGTCGAGGAGGGAACGGTGACGCTCGCGGTGCGAAACCACTCGGAGCGAAAGGAGACGCCCGAACTGACGGACATCGTCTCGACAGAGCCGACCGCGGTGAGCGACGGTGCGTCGGTGGTCGACGTCGACGGCGAGTGGTTCGTGCAGTGGTCCCCGTCGGTGTCGGCGGGCGAAACGGCCGAACTCACCTACGCGGTGGGCGAGGAGGCGACCTTCGACGTAGACGTCGAGGGTGTCGAAGACGAGAAACTCACGGTGAACGCCTGA